A part of Xenopus tropicalis strain Nigerian chromosome 4, UCB_Xtro_10.0, whole genome shotgun sequence genomic DNA contains:
- the tp53i11 gene encoding tumor protein p53-inducible protein 11 (The RefSeq protein has 1 substitution compared to this genomic sequence), whose protein sequence is MAAKSPPPLMKKHSQTDLVSRLKTRKILGVGGEDDDGEVHRSKISQVLGNEIKFAVREPLGLRLWQFLSAVIFTGIAVMALTFPDQLYAAVFDSGPVSSKTSTRLYGGALFSISLIIWNSMYTAEKVIIRWTLLTEACYLGIQLLVTAVTVIESGTPSLTTGAVLSICLLFALISVYFYYQVGRRPKKL, encoded by the exons ATGGCTGCCAAGTCGCCTCCCCCGTTAATGAAGAAGCACAGCCAGACGGACCTTGTGAGCCGACTGAAAACCCGCAAGATCCTTGGGGTGGGAGGGGAAGATGATGACGGAGAGGTCCACAGGTCTAAG ATCTCTCAGGTTCTGGGAAATGAAATCAAATTCGCTGTACGGGAACCTCTGGGTTTGAG GTTGTGGCAGTTCCTCTCCGCCGTCATCTTCACAGGGATCGCTGTCATG GCTTTGACGTTCCCGGATCAGCTCTACGCAGCCGTGTTCGACAGCGGCCCAGTCAGCAGCAAGACTTCCACCCGTTTGTACGGAGGAGCCCTTTTTA GCATTTCCCTCATTATATGGAATTCCATGTACACGGCGGAGAAAGTCATAATACGGTGGACGCTCCTGACGGAGGCCTGTTACCTCGGCATCCAGCTCCTCG TGACTGCGGTGACGGTGATTGAGAGCGGGACCCCCTCCCTGACCACGGCCGCCGTCCTCTCCATCTGCCTCCTCTTCGCCCTGATCAGCGTCTACTTCTACTACCAAGTCGGACGCAGACCCAAGAAGCTTTGA
- the tspan18 gene encoding tetraspanin-18 isoform X1, with product MEGDNLSCIKYLMFIFNFFIFLGGATLLGLGVWVFVDPTGFREIIATTPLLFMGAYLVLAMGGMLFLLGFLGCCGAIRENKCLLVFFFMFILVIFLAELSAAILAFLFRENLSKDFFAREVKKHYHGDNSTEVFSSTWNSIMITFGCCGVNGPEDFNDAHRFRAMHPFAPVPEACCRREVQSRAGKIVSRAECLTGGENYQNRQGCYSVIVNSVEPYVYIAGALAIGVLAIELLSMVFAMCLFRGIQ from the exons ATGGAGGGGGACAATCTGAGCTGCATCAAATATCTCATGTTCATCTTCAACTTCTTCATATTC CTTGGCGGCGCCACCCTGCTCGGACTGGGCGTCTGGGTCTTTGTCGACCCTACTGGGTTCCGGGAAATCATCGCCACCACACCGCTGCTGTTCATGGGGGCCTATCTTGTCCTGGCCATGGGGGGCATGTTGTTTTTGCTGGGTTTCCTGGGCTGCTGTGGAGCCATCCGAGAGAACAAATGCCTGCTGGTCTTT TTCTTCATGTTCATCCTGGTGATATTCCTAGCGGAGCTGTCAGCTGCCATCCTGGCGTTCCTGTTCCGGGAGAAT CTGTCGAAAGACTTCTTTGCGAGGGAGGTGAAGAAGCATTATCATGGCGACAACAGCACCGAGGTCTTCTCATCAACATGGAATTCCATCATGATTACT TTCGGATGTTGCGGTGTAAATGGACCAGAGGACTTTAACGATGCCCATCGCTTCAGGGCCATGCACCCATTTGCCCCAGTGCCCGAGGCTTGCTGCCGGAGGGAGGTCCAATCCAGAGCTGGGAAGATCGTTAGCAGGGCGGAATGCCTCACAGGCGGAGAGAACTATCAGAACCGACAG GGCTGCTACTCGGTGATAGTGAACTCCGTGGAGCCGTACGTGTATATTGCCGGAGCTCTGGCTATTGGGGTGTTGGCCATAGAG ctcctctcGATGGTGTTTGCCATGTGCCTGTTCCGAGGGATTCAGTAA